A single region of the Pararhodospirillum photometricum DSM 122 genome encodes:
- a CDS encoding 4Fe-4S binding protein, translating into MALKINTNSCTSCGACEFECPNGAISMKGDAYVIKAALCSECDGESPQKCVAVCPADACVPV; encoded by the coding sequence ATGGCTTTGAAGATCAATACCAATTCCTGCACGAGCTGCGGCGCGTGCGAGTTCGAGTGCCCCAACGGCGCCATCAGCATGAAGGGTGACGCTTATGTGATCAAGGCAGCGCTGTGCTCCGAGTGCGACGGGGAGTCGCCTCAGAAATGCGTGGCGGTCTGCCCGGCCGACGCCTGCGTCCCGGTCTGA
- the nifT gene encoding putative nitrogen fixation protein NifT, producing MKITIRKKGDAFEAYVPKKDLEEKVVAMEHPTLWGGWIRLANGWTFQMPDNDPETPLPITVDARKTSGGED from the coding sequence ATGAAGATTACCATCCGCAAAAAAGGCGACGCCTTCGAGGCCTATGTGCCGAAAAAGGACCTGGAGGAAAAAGTCGTCGCCATGGAACACCCCACCTTGTGGGGCGGATGGATCCGTCTTGCCAACGGCTGGACCTTCCAGATGCCCGACAATGACCCCGAGACCCCCCTGCCCATCACCGTGGATGCCCGCAAAACCTCGGGCGGGGAGGACTGA
- the queG gene encoding tRNA epoxyqueuosine(34) reductase QueG, translating to MSPSEAIRARALALGFSAVALTRATLAPGVREDLLAYLAEGRHGPMAWMAETAERRGDPRVLWPEAVSVVTLGLSYAPARDPRHDAPSPSHASLSVHARHRDYHDVAKGRAKLLAQWMGAKLGGAVKVFVDTAPVMEKPLARAAGLGWVGKNTVLIHPVHGTWLVLAEVFTTLALDPDPPMADRCGTCRRCLDACPTGALTAPGRMDARRCLACLTLETPGPLPEALRPALGNRIYGCDACLVVCPWNRFAPPTTEPALTARPDLCAPPLAALLALDDAGFRAFFRGSGMRRLGHARFLRNVLMAAGNSADPGLRPAVAALADHPDALVRDAAAWALARLG from the coding sequence TTGAGCCCGTCTGAGGCCATCCGCGCGCGGGCCTTGGCGCTGGGGTTTTCCGCCGTCGCCCTCACCCGCGCGACCCTGGCGCCCGGCGTGCGCGAGGATTTGCTGGCCTATTTGGCCGAGGGGCGGCACGGCCCGATGGCCTGGATGGCCGAAACGGCGGAGCGACGGGGCGACCCCCGGGTCCTTTGGCCCGAGGCGGTGTCCGTGGTGACGCTGGGCTTGTCTTACGCCCCGGCCCGCGATCCCCGACACGATGCCCCCTCCCCCTCGCACGCCTCTCTCAGCGTCCACGCCCGCCACCGCGACTACCACGATGTGGCCAAGGGACGGGCCAAGTTGCTGGCGCAGTGGATGGGGGCCAAACTGGGCGGGGCGGTGAAAGTGTTTGTCGATACGGCGCCGGTCATGGAGAAGCCCTTGGCTCGGGCGGCGGGGCTGGGGTGGGTGGGCAAGAACACGGTGTTGATTCATCCGGTGCACGGCACGTGGCTGGTCCTGGCCGAGGTGTTCACCACCCTTGCCCTGGACCCGGATCCCCCGATGGCCGATCGCTGCGGTACCTGTCGGCGCTGCCTGGACGCCTGCCCCACGGGAGCCCTGACGGCGCCGGGACGCATGGATGCAAGGCGGTGTCTGGCCTGCCTGACCCTGGAAACCCCGGGCCCGCTGCCCGAGGCGCTGCGACCAGCGCTGGGCAACCGGATTTATGGCTGCGATGCCTGCTTGGTGGTGTGTCCCTGGAACCGCTTTGCCCCGCCCACGACAGAACCGGCCCTCACCGCCCGGCCCGACCTGTGTGCCCCACCGCTGGCCGCCCTTTTGGCCCTGGATGACGCCGGGTTTCGCGCTTTTTTCCGGGGCTCGGGGATGCGCCGTCTCGGGCATGCGCGGTTTTTGCGCAATGTCCTGATGGCGGCGGGCAACAGCGCTGATCCGGGGTTGCGCCCGGCGGTGGCCGCTTTGGCCGACCACCCCGACGCCCTGGTGCGCGACGCGGCGGCCTGGGCGCTGGCCCGGCTGGGCTGA
- a CDS encoding nitrogen fixation protein NifZ, translated as MIPHDDRCPPAATWTDEYELDDDPEFDYGMKVRSKKYIKNDGTFPGAEVGEILIKKGEVGYIRSIGTFLNRYYIYGVDFIDSGRLVGMRLKELELVEDKA; from the coding sequence CTGATCCCCCATGATGACCGATGCCCCCCCGCCGCCACCTGGACCGACGAGTATGAACTCGACGACGACCCCGAATTCGATTACGGCATGAAGGTGCGCTCGAAGAAATATATTAAAAACGACGGAACCTTCCCCGGCGCCGAAGTTGGCGAAATCCTTATTAAAAAAGGAGAGGTCGGCTATATCCGATCCATTGGAACTTTCTTGAACCGTTATTATATTTATGGCGTGGACTTTATTGACAGTGGGCGCCTCGTCGGGATGCGCCTGAAAGAACTGGAACTCGTGGAGGACAAGGCATGA
- the tgt gene encoding tRNA guanosine(34) transglycosylase Tgt encodes MRMFSFTVAATDGAARLGRLETAHGPVETPVFMPVGTAGTVKAMTPEAVASTGARIVLGNTYHLMLRPTAERVARLGGLHRFMGWDGPILTDSGGYQVMSLAKLRTLTEEGVTFQSHIDGSRHLLTPERSMEIQDLLDATITMAFDECPPFPAEKADVAQSMRRSMRWAERSRRAFRERPGYALFGINQGGIHPDLREESAAALKEIGFEGYAVGGLAVGEPFEAMLAALDGTVPHLPADRPRYLMGVGRPEDIVAAVARGIDMFDCVMPTRSGRTGKAFTRRGDLNMRNARHRDDPRPLDEACGCPACRRFSRAYLHHLIHAEEILGAMLLTWHNIQVYQDLMADLRTAIGAGRLSACLDDFHATRALGDLEPV; translated from the coding sequence TTGCGCATGTTTTCGTTTACCGTGGCTGCCACCGATGGGGCGGCGCGTTTGGGGCGGCTGGAAACAGCCCATGGGCCGGTTGAGACCCCGGTGTTCATGCCGGTGGGCACGGCCGGCACGGTCAAGGCCATGACGCCCGAGGCGGTGGCCTCGACGGGCGCCCGTATCGTGTTGGGCAACACCTATCATTTGATGCTCCGGCCCACGGCCGAACGCGTGGCGCGCTTAGGCGGCCTGCACCGGTTCATGGGCTGGGACGGGCCGATCCTGACCGACTCGGGCGGCTATCAGGTGATGAGTCTGGCCAAGCTGCGTACCCTCACCGAAGAGGGCGTGACCTTCCAGTCGCACATCGACGGCAGCCGCCATTTGCTCACCCCCGAACGCTCGATGGAGATCCAGGACCTTCTGGACGCCACCATCACCATGGCCTTTGACGAATGCCCACCGTTTCCGGCCGAGAAGGCGGACGTGGCCCAGAGCATGCGCCGCTCCATGCGCTGGGCCGAGCGCTCGCGCCGGGCGTTTCGCGAGCGGCCGGGCTATGCCTTGTTCGGCATCAACCAAGGCGGGATCCACCCCGACCTGCGCGAGGAAAGCGCGGCGGCGTTGAAGGAGATCGGCTTTGAGGGGTATGCGGTGGGCGGCTTGGCGGTGGGCGAACCGTTTGAGGCGATGCTGGCCGCGCTTGACGGCACGGTGCCCCATCTGCCGGCCGACCGCCCTCGCTATCTGATGGGCGTGGGCCGCCCCGAGGACATTGTGGCAGCGGTGGCGCGGGGCATTGATATGTTCGATTGCGTGATGCCGACCCGCTCGGGACGCACCGGCAAGGCCTTTACCCGCCGGGGCGATCTCAACATGCGCAATGCCCGGCACCGCGACGACCCGCGCCCGCTTGACGAGGCCTGTGGCTGTCCGGCCTGCCGGCGCTTCAGCCGGGCCTATCTGCACCACCTGATCCACGCCGAGGAAATCCTGGGGGCCATGCTGCTGACGTGGCATAACATCCAGGTTTATCAAGATCTGATGGCGGATCTGCGAACGGCCATCGGGGCTGGCCGGCTTTCGGCGTGTCTCGACGACTTCCATGCCACGCGGGCGCTGGGGGATCTTGAGCCCGTCTGA
- a CDS encoding aminomethyltransferase beta-barrel domain-containing protein, with translation MAARVTPGPSPATAWVSVAEPVYGVAPGQAAVFYGLETEATRLLGGGWIRPSPSSP, from the coding sequence GTGGCGGCCCGTGTCACCCCCGGGCCGTCCCCCGCCACCGCTTGGGTGAGCGTGGCGGAACCGGTCTACGGCGTCGCCCCGGGACAGGCCGCCGTGTTCTACGGCCTGGAGACCGAGGCGACCCGCCTGCTGGGCGGCGGCTGGATCCGGCCCTCCCCCTCCTCCCCTTAA
- a CDS encoding 4Fe4S-binding leucine-rich repeat protein, producing MADDDPDQRRDWRGECVDCEACPHRDRLSTKRCDPRAACVQDRRAVLVQAFFARNPDLSDDYLSHPWFLVRVQAVRRATVFRLPPLLTDPDPDVRWAITQRLPRAQVLKLRDDPDPRVRIGVAGRLQDGDLVPLMNDTDPAVRATVARRITPGMLVLMVHDADPEVRRVVARRIGNDWLRTMIWDECPEVRLDVAQRLDPEQLAPLARDPDVRVRHTVAERIDLPHLDLLEDDPDDLIRETARARRPHGLKPPPGAAILSPFVRTDPP from the coding sequence ATGGCCGACGATGACCCCGACCAACGCCGGGACTGGCGCGGGGAGTGCGTGGACTGCGAGGCCTGTCCCCACCGGGACCGCCTAAGCACGAAGCGGTGTGATCCCCGGGCCGCTTGCGTCCAGGATCGGCGGGCCGTGCTGGTGCAGGCCTTCTTTGCCCGCAACCCGGACCTTTCCGATGACTACCTCTCGCACCCTTGGTTTCTTGTCCGGGTGCAGGCGGTGCGCCGGGCCACGGTGTTCCGCCTGCCCCCCTTGCTCACCGATCCCGACCCCGACGTGCGCTGGGCCATCACCCAACGCCTGCCACGCGCCCAAGTTCTCAAGCTGCGCGATGATCCCGATCCTCGGGTGCGCATTGGCGTCGCCGGTCGCTTGCAAGATGGCGACCTTGTGCCCTTGATGAACGATACCGACCCGGCGGTGCGTGCCACCGTGGCCCGACGCATCACGCCTGGTATGCTGGTGCTCATGGTCCACGACGCCGACCCCGAGGTCCGCCGCGTGGTGGCCCGACGCATCGGCAATGACTGGTTGCGGACCATGATTTGGGACGAGTGCCCCGAGGTGCGTCTCGACGTGGCCCAGCGCCTGGATCCCGAGCAACTGGCGCCGCTGGCCCGCGATCCCGACGTGCGCGTGCGCCACACCGTGGCCGAGCGCATTGATCTTCCCCACCTTGATCTGCTGGAGGACGACCCCGACGACCTGATCCGCGAAACCGCCCGCGCCCGCCGACCCCATGGCCTGAAGCCTCCGCCCGGCGCCGCGATCCTCTCCCCCTTCGTTCGGACTGATCCCCCATGA
- a CDS encoding flagellar hook-associated protein 3 FlgL gives MRVSTNSMNSVLLAQTLNVQSDYAKALNQQSSELKSESLAGLSGQAGAVVSLQSDLKASENLATKAKKASSMVEIAYSSITSIAEIVSKAKVEITAAISGTVSDVSNLVRDADNWLVDVQTLLNVTMGGYSVFGGSGGQSKPVDMSLGGATGSAYYQGSGTDWALMVDGSTPLTYGVRADATAFQTTITALRSLSSMTSTPDTETLQNIFDTFDSALTQLGKLQETLSDQSDSLDSVIDAQTDFQLYAESALDSVRAVDVAEATANASQIEVILKASYAALSKVTNLSLTDYLR, from the coding sequence ATGCGTGTTTCAACGAACTCGATGAACTCTGTTCTGCTGGCCCAAACCCTTAACGTTCAGTCTGACTATGCCAAAGCGCTGAATCAGCAGTCCTCGGAGCTGAAAAGCGAGAGTTTGGCGGGGCTGTCGGGACAGGCGGGGGCGGTGGTCAGCTTGCAAAGTGACCTGAAGGCCTCGGAAAACTTGGCAACCAAGGCCAAAAAGGCCTCGTCGATGGTCGAGATTGCCTACTCTTCCATCACCTCCATTGCCGAGATCGTGTCCAAGGCCAAGGTGGAGATTACCGCGGCGATTTCCGGCACTGTCTCCGATGTCTCCAATCTGGTCAGGGATGCCGATAACTGGCTGGTGGACGTGCAGACCCTTCTCAACGTCACCATGGGCGGCTACTCGGTGTTTGGAGGCAGCGGCGGCCAGAGCAAACCGGTTGACATGAGCCTGGGCGGCGCGACCGGCAGCGCCTACTACCAGGGCTCGGGAACCGACTGGGCCCTGATGGTGGACGGGTCCACCCCCTTGACCTATGGCGTGCGGGCCGACGCCACAGCGTTTCAAACGACGATTACCGCCTTGCGCAGCCTGTCGAGCATGACCTCGACACCGGACACGGAAACCTTGCAGAATATTTTTGATACCTTTGACAGCGCGTTGACCCAGTTGGGCAAACTGCAAGAAACCCTGTCCGATCAGAGCGACAGCCTGGACTCGGTGATTGACGCCCAGACCGACTTTCAGCTCTATGCCGAAAGCGCCCTGGACAGCGTGCGCGCGGTCGATGTGGCCGAGGCGACCGCCAATGCGTCGCAGATCGAGGTCATTCTCAAAGCATCCTATGCCGCTTTGTCGAAGGTCACCAATTTGTCCCTGACCGACTATCTGCGCTGA
- a CDS encoding SIR2 family NAD-dependent protein deacylase: protein MTLPPAADLGAHAAFWAQAIRAGRAIPYLGPGVLAPLIPTTPVALAAALNAKVPVPGRIRANLWSSAQFIETRRHRVTLDRALAQIFAPELPLSPLAQWLAGLPAVPLLVDAWYETSLSRALAAAGRTDWGQVQGANRQAVGAEDFFASVSADGTRVPDAQAQTWATVLYKPYGSMWPLGNVLVSDSDYVEALTEIDIQTPIPPVVQERRCGRGFLFLGCRFDDQMSRTYARQIMKRSAGPHAAVLADPLTRNEERFLEEQEIVRLEGETEGFVGQLIGADTPTA from the coding sequence ATGACCCTTCCCCCGGCTGCGGATCTTGGAGCGCACGCTGCCTTTTGGGCCCAGGCAATTCGGGCCGGGCGGGCGATCCCCTATCTGGGGCCGGGGGTGCTGGCGCCCCTGATCCCCACCACACCGGTCGCCCTGGCGGCCGCGCTCAACGCCAAGGTCCCGGTCCCGGGCCGCATTCGCGCTAACCTGTGGTCCTCGGCCCAGTTTATTGAAACGCGCCGCCATCGCGTCACTCTTGATCGGGCGTTGGCCCAGATTTTTGCCCCGGAGCTTCCCCTCAGCCCCCTGGCCCAATGGCTGGCCGGACTGCCGGCCGTGCCGCTGCTCGTCGATGCGTGGTATGAGACCTCGCTGTCGCGCGCCTTGGCGGCGGCGGGGCGCACCGACTGGGGACAGGTTCAAGGCGCCAATCGCCAAGCGGTGGGGGCCGAGGACTTCTTCGCCAGCGTCAGCGCCGACGGCACCCGGGTCCCGGATGCCCAGGCGCAGACCTGGGCCACCGTCTTGTACAAGCCCTACGGCTCGATGTGGCCCTTAGGCAACGTGCTGGTCAGTGACAGCGATTATGTCGAAGCCTTGACCGAGATCGACATCCAGACGCCCATCCCGCCGGTCGTGCAGGAGCGCCGTTGCGGGCGCGGGTTCTTGTTCCTGGGCTGTCGCTTCGACGATCAGATGAGCCGCACCTATGCCCGCCAGATCATGAAGCGCTCTGCCGGGCCGCACGCTGCCGTGCTGGCCGACCCGTTGACGCGCAACGAGGAGCGCTTTTTGGAAGAGCAGGAGATCGTCCGCCTGGAGGGCGAGACGGAGGGGTTTGTCGGCCAGTTGATCGGCGCCGACACGCCGACCGCTTGA
- a CDS encoding methyl-accepting chemotaxis protein produces the protein MKATLPLGVRISLPVVVMTLGLLAIAGTALVMQRSTMMEERRTLLQEHVASAISLLEGVQARVSRGEVSLAQAQEEARTLIRSLSFGDNNYIFVTDRHNTVIVNRGALKLEGKDVSGLKDVNGVYFIRQLNEATLKGEDPFLSYHWPHAGQEKPAPKLAFAARFQPWDWLVGTGVYMDDVDALFLRQVLTLGLAAGLILALASGVAVSVMRGVTKPLAAIKAAMVRLSEGDLNVSVTGSERGDEIGAMAQALAVFRDTARTSRRLEEDARAADHRLVEERRQARVALAEAFEAQVGEILNGLAVAAEELDQTARAMGDTARVSLERSVEVSRSLRDTNGNVQSVASAAEEMSASIGEISSQVTRSTSVVGEAVDLARVTNESVRALSEAAERIGQVVTLITDVASQTNLLALNATIEAARAGDAGKGFAVVAGEVKTLANQTSRATEEIARQINDVQARTTASVTAIEQITRSITQVNEISATIAAAIEEQGAATHEISRAIQQASLGASQVSENADGVHQAADMTGMSARDVGAAASILAHKVGDLRLRVSDFLVRLREG, from the coding sequence ATGAAAGCCACGCTCCCTCTCGGGGTCCGCATCAGTTTGCCCGTTGTGGTCATGACCTTGGGGCTGCTGGCTATTGCCGGAACAGCGCTGGTGATGCAGCGCTCGACCATGATGGAGGAGCGGCGGACGCTCTTGCAGGAGCATGTCGCCTCGGCGATCAGCTTGTTGGAGGGGGTGCAGGCGCGTGTTTCCCGGGGCGAGGTTTCCTTGGCCCAGGCCCAGGAAGAAGCCCGAACCCTGATCCGTTCCCTCAGTTTCGGCGACAACAACTACATTTTCGTGACCGATCGTCACAATACCGTGATCGTCAATCGGGGCGCCCTTAAGCTGGAAGGCAAGGATGTTTCCGGTCTCAAGGACGTAAACGGCGTTTATTTTATTCGCCAATTAAACGAGGCGACTCTCAAGGGAGAGGATCCCTTTTTATCCTATCACTGGCCCCACGCCGGCCAGGAAAAGCCAGCCCCCAAGCTGGCCTTTGCCGCGCGCTTCCAGCCCTGGGACTGGCTGGTGGGCACCGGCGTCTATATGGACGATGTGGATGCCTTGTTTTTGCGTCAGGTCCTGACCCTGGGCCTCGCCGCTGGCCTGATTTTGGCCCTGGCGTCGGGCGTCGCCGTCTCCGTCATGCGCGGCGTCACCAAGCCCCTCGCCGCGATCAAAGCCGCCATGGTGCGCTTGTCCGAGGGGGATCTGAATGTTTCCGTGACCGGCAGCGAGCGGGGCGATGAAATCGGCGCCATGGCCCAGGCTTTGGCGGTGTTTCGCGACACCGCCCGCACCTCCCGCCGGCTGGAGGAAGACGCCCGGGCCGCCGACCATCGTCTCGTGGAGGAGCGGCGTCAGGCCCGCGTTGCCCTCGCCGAGGCGTTTGAAGCCCAGGTTGGCGAAATCCTTAACGGTCTGGCCGTTGCCGCTGAAGAACTCGACCAGACCGCCCGGGCCATGGGCGATACCGCCCGCGTGTCCCTGGAGCGCTCGGTCGAGGTCAGCCGGTCGTTGCGTGATACCAACGGCAATGTCCAGTCGGTGGCGAGCGCCGCCGAGGAAATGAGCGCCTCCATCGGCGAGATCTCCTCGCAAGTCACCCGCTCCACCTCGGTGGTCGGGGAGGCGGTGGACTTGGCACGGGTTACCAACGAGTCCGTGCGGGCCCTCTCGGAGGCCGCCGAGCGCATCGGCCAAGTCGTCACCCTTATTACCGATGTCGCCAGCCAGACCAACCTGCTGGCGCTCAACGCCACTATAGAGGCGGCGCGGGCCGGCGATGCCGGCAAGGGCTTTGCCGTCGTGGCCGGCGAGGTCAAGACCCTGGCCAACCAAACCAGCCGGGCCACCGAGGAAATTGCTCGGCAGATCAACGATGTTCAAGCGCGAACCACGGCCAGTGTCACGGCGATTGAGCAGATTACCCGCTCCATTACCCAGGTGAACGAGATCTCAGCCACCATCGCCGCCGCCATTGAGGAACAAGGCGCCGCGACCCACGAAATTTCGCGGGCTATCCAGCAGGCCTCCCTCGGCGCCTCCCAGGTCAGTGAGAATGCCGATGGCGTCCATCAGGCGGCCGACATGACTGGGATGTCGGCCCGTGACGTGGGCGCCGCCGCCTCGATCTTGGCGCACAAGGTGGGAGATCTGCGCCTGCGGGTCAGCGACTTTCTAGTTCGCCTACGCGAAGGCTAA
- a CDS encoding methyl-accepting chemotaxis protein yields the protein MKGSIPLGLRLVLPVLVMGVGLMVLAGAALVVQHETMMRERRALVQEHVAAAISQLEFFQQRVGRGEISAETAQREATALVRSVAFGENNYVFVLDTKGTVLINRGALKTEGKTLWDIKDAKGFYWVQAMVERSRHPEGGYIDYLWPHAGQDKPVPKLAYVKDFPAWGWVVGTGVYMDDVNDLFMDQATSLLALFGVLLAVAGGLSWAGLRAVSLPLRGMREAMMRLSQGDLAVAVSGTTRGDALGDMARALEVFRDTAQTSRRLEDEARGAEQRRLEDQRRERVALADSFEAQVGEILAGLAVAAEELDRTAQAMSDTARVSLDRTAEVSHALRDTTSNVQSVASAAEEMSASVREISGQVNRSTAVVGEAVDLARTTNDSMRALSEAAERIGQVVTLITDVASQTNLLALNATIEAARAGEAGKGFAVVAGEVKTLANQTSKATEEIARQISDVQARTSQSAGAIARIVQSIGHVNEISASIAAAIEEQDAATQEISRSIQQASLGTAQVSQSAEGVHAAADVTGSSAKDVRAAAGLLAHKASDLRERVALFLDRLRDE from the coding sequence ATGAAAGGGTCGATACCGTTGGGGCTTCGGCTGGTGTTGCCGGTTTTGGTGATGGGGGTCGGGCTGATGGTTCTCGCCGGGGCCGCCCTTGTGGTGCAGCACGAAACGATGATGCGCGAACGCCGGGCCTTGGTGCAGGAGCACGTTGCGGCGGCCATCAGCCAGTTGGAGTTTTTCCAACAACGAGTGGGGCGCGGCGAGATAAGCGCTGAGACTGCCCAGCGAGAAGCCACCGCGTTGGTACGGTCCGTTGCGTTTGGCGAGAACAACTATGTTTTTGTCCTGGATACCAAGGGCACGGTCTTGATCAATCGGGGGGCCCTTAAGACGGAAGGTAAAACCCTCTGGGATATCAAGGATGCCAAGGGATTTTATTGGGTCCAGGCCATGGTGGAGCGGAGCCGCCATCCCGAGGGGGGGTACATTGACTATCTTTGGCCGCACGCCGGCCAGGACAAACCGGTGCCCAAGCTGGCGTATGTCAAGGATTTTCCGGCCTGGGGGTGGGTGGTCGGCACGGGTGTGTACATGGACGATGTGAATGATCTTTTCATGGATCAGGCGACGTCTTTGCTCGCTTTGTTTGGGGTCTTGCTGGCCGTGGCTGGCGGCTTGTCGTGGGCCGGGCTGCGCGCCGTGTCCTTGCCGCTCAGAGGCATGCGCGAGGCCATGATGCGCTTGTCGCAAGGCGATCTAGCGGTTGCGGTGAGCGGGACCACCCGAGGCGATGCCTTGGGGGACATGGCCCGCGCTCTGGAGGTTTTTCGCGATACCGCCCAGACCTCCCGGCGCTTGGAGGACGAAGCCCGGGGCGCCGAGCAGCGGCGTCTTGAAGACCAGCGGCGCGAGCGCGTCGCCCTGGCGGACTCCTTCGAGGCCCAGGTTGGCGAGATCCTGGCCGGGCTCGCGGTGGCCGCCGAGGAACTCGATCGCACCGCCCAGGCGATGAGCGATACCGCCCGGGTGTCCTTGGATCGGACCGCCGAGGTCAGTCACGCCCTGCGCGACACCACGTCCAACGTCCAATCCGTCGCCAGTGCCGCCGAGGAGATGTCGGCCTCGGTGCGCGAGATCTCGGGGCAGGTCAACCGCTCAACCGCCGTGGTCGGCGAGGCGGTGGATCTGGCGCGCACCACCAACGACAGCATGCGCGCCCTCTCGGAGGCGGCGGAGCGCATCGGCCAAGTCGTGACGCTGATCACCGATGTTGCGAGCCAGACCAACCTGCTGGCCCTCAACGCCACCATCGAGGCCGCGCGGGCCGGCGAGGCGGGCAAGGGATTTGCCGTGGTAGCAGGCGAGGTCAAGACCCTGGCCAATCAAACCAGCAAGGCCACGGAGGAAATCGCCCGCCAGATCAGTGACGTTCAGGCCCGGACCAGCCAAAGTGCCGGGGCGATTGCGCGCATTGTTCAATCCATTGGGCACGTCAACGAGATTTCCGCGTCGATTGCCGCGGCTATTGAGGAGCAGGACGCGGCGACCCAAGAGATTTCCCGCTCTATTCAGCAGGCGTCGCTGGGAACGGCCCAGGTGTCCCAGAGCGCGGAAGGCGTGCACGCCGCCGCCGATGTGACCGGCAGCTCGGCGAAGGACGTGCGGGCCGCCGCCGGCCTTCTGGCCCACAAGGCGAGCGATCTGCGCGAGCGGGTGGCGCTGTTCTTAGACCGATTGCGCGACGAGTAA
- the nifB gene encoding nitrogenase cofactor biosynthesis protein NifB — protein sequence MGSRQVIALDCIAGLSSTQPTTDKTGGCASGSCGASAGPADVPADVWNKIKDHPCYSEEAHHFFARMHVAVAPACNIQCNYCNRKFDCANESRPGVVSERLSPEEAVRKVVAVANAVPQLSVLGIAGPGDSLADWRKTFETFERVNAVLPDLKFCLSTNGLALPDHLDALSRLNIDHVTITLNAVDPDIGAGLYAWVAFRGKRYTGRDAAALLLERQLEGLEGLVSRGILVKINSVMVPGINDEHLPEVNRVVREKGGFLHNIMPLISDPAHGTAFGLSGQRGPTPAEVKALQDRLGGGAGLMKHCRQCRADAVGLLGEDRGQEFTMDKVPETLHVETTRREDYRAFVEQERADRRAAVEQAAADLAQAEPDVPACLVAVTTRGGGRINAHFGKVTEFQIYEVDAAGVRFVGLRRLPDRYCLGGFSREGAMPEILAALDGVQAVLTAKIGDGPRRRLEEAGLVISEAEALDYIEPAIGRWYAGWHGGLAAPAGGVRQATA from the coding sequence ATGGGATCGCGACAGGTCATAGCCTTGGACTGCATTGCGGGTCTGTCCTCCACCCAGCCGACCACCGACAAGACCGGCGGGTGTGCAAGCGGCTCCTGCGGGGCCTCGGCCGGACCCGCCGACGTGCCGGCCGATGTCTGGAACAAGATCAAGGACCACCCCTGCTATTCGGAAGAGGCACACCACTTCTTCGCCCGCATGCACGTTGCCGTCGCTCCGGCCTGCAACATCCAGTGTAACTACTGTAACCGCAAGTTCGACTGTGCCAACGAAAGCCGCCCCGGCGTGGTCTCCGAGCGCCTGAGCCCCGAAGAGGCGGTGCGCAAGGTGGTCGCGGTGGCTAACGCCGTGCCCCAGCTCTCGGTCCTGGGCATCGCTGGCCCCGGCGACTCCCTGGCCGACTGGCGCAAGACCTTCGAGACCTTCGAGCGGGTCAACGCGGTGCTGCCCGACCTCAAGTTCTGTCTTTCGACCAACGGCCTCGCCCTGCCCGACCATCTGGACGCCTTGTCGCGCCTCAACATCGACCACGTCACCATCACCTTGAACGCGGTCGATCCCGACATCGGCGCCGGGCTCTATGCCTGGGTGGCGTTCCGGGGCAAGCGCTACACCGGCCGCGACGCCGCCGCCCTTTTGCTGGAGCGGCAGCTTGAAGGCCTTGAAGGATTGGTGTCACGCGGTATCCTGGTCAAGATCAACTCGGTGATGGTGCCGGGGATCAACGACGAGCACCTCCCCGAGGTCAACCGCGTGGTGCGCGAGAAGGGCGGTTTTCTCCACAACATCATGCCCCTAATCAGCGACCCGGCCCACGGCACGGCCTTTGGCCTGTCCGGCCAGCGCGGCCCGACCCCGGCCGAGGTCAAGGCCCTGCAAGACCGCCTGGGCGGCGGCGCAGGACTCATGAAGCACTGCCGGCAGTGCCGCGCCGATGCCGTCGGCCTGCTGGGCGAGGACCGGGGGCAAGAATTTACCATGGACAAGGTTCCTGAGACACTCCACGTCGAGACCACGCGCCGCGAGGACTACCGCGCCTTCGTCGAGCAGGAGCGCGCCGATCGCCGCGCCGCCGTCGAACAAGCTGCGGCCGACCTCGCCCAGGCCGAGCCCGATGTCCCGGCCTGTCTGGTCGCCGTAACCACCCGGGGCGGCGGGCGCATCAATGCCCACTTTGGTAAGGTCACCGAGTTCCAGATCTACGAGGTCGATGCCGCCGGGGTGCGCTTTGTTGGCCTGCGGCGCCTGCCCGACCGCTATTGCCTGGGCGGCTTCAGCCGCGAGGGCGCCATGCCCGAGATCCTGGCCGCCCTCGACGGTGTCCAGGCGGTTCTGACCGCCAAGATTGGCGATGGTCCCCGCCGCCGTCTGGAAGAGGCCGGCCTCGTGATCAGCGAGGCCGAGGCCCTGGACTATATCGAACCCGCCATCGGCCGCTGGTATGCCGGCTGGCACGGCGGGCTCGCCGCCCCCGCGGGCGGGGTGCGACAGGCGACGGCGTGA